The Akkermansia muciniphila genome contains a region encoding:
- a CDS encoding mechanosensitive ion channel domain-containing protein translates to MSIPDYRTFFRCCAAFLLAGFLALGHAAAQQAEEPAAVPEQAQEPAPAEPQAEPDHTEMDTVIMALCHEIAILKKNEEKRMAIRDTLVKEADDTYNYFDTRVYEMSAVLYALDDQKIFTLAFYCKAATSLVKQYYSERPDFQGQEERLDKEIERIKKLVESLEEVNTDNLSEPSLVQRDEALYTCRALEEALQKEKEQISYLKELFNSLTVKIEILNNESGKLFTSLFNRVFYTPSNAAKYIFLKPVKTYEVCMAAWETSADSKFQLPSDPQTLKHYGLILLGIIFCSYWLSRFIVFLGFKKTLEKTGHVNKRHAFTNVTTILIVALVLVISSLRTPDYLLKSAASLGAEFLLLVSAILFSLVTRLKYGTINAGIRIYMPYLLLGGFFMLLRMFMAPNIIVDIFMPILFTLVSLFSLLTWVRQRHKLPRLDRFFATISLVLTILGSGLCWAGFSFMAFLVLMTWIMLMTSILLLVGLWDLLHHYENHRKERNKKDILWFRPFVSKLVLPCLAIFLILFSLIWPAATFDMGDLIVSKIFATTEVKDLLTFSWSHLITVILIAIVLNYLIFIGKNTLYEIYGEEYEVGIIPTFITLSSLFLWGLFVFTALIIMDANYNGLLMVMGGLSMGIGFALKDTIENIISGLSLMLGRLRQGDMIECDGYRGRVSSLGYRSTMIETLDGSIIAFQNSQLFNKNFRNMTRNHKFECSKVEVGISYGTDVERARGIILETLSSLTFLSKVKKTSVVLDSFGDSSVNLGVWVWVPVMTKASSLSTVRENIYNAFNEHGISIPFPQQDLYVKEFPGREPVREKDGPAQEN, encoded by the coding sequence ATGAGCATCCCTGATTACCGGACGTTTTTCCGCTGCTGCGCCGCCTTCCTCCTGGCGGGTTTCCTGGCCCTGGGCCATGCTGCGGCACAGCAGGCTGAAGAGCCCGCCGCCGTTCCGGAACAGGCGCAGGAACCGGCCCCGGCGGAGCCGCAGGCGGAACCGGACCATACGGAAATGGACACCGTCATCATGGCCCTGTGCCATGAAATAGCCATCCTGAAAAAGAATGAAGAAAAGAGGATGGCCATCCGGGACACGCTGGTGAAGGAGGCTGACGACACCTACAATTACTTTGACACCAGGGTTTATGAAATGTCCGCCGTGCTTTACGCGCTGGACGACCAGAAAATCTTTACCCTGGCCTTTTACTGCAAGGCCGCCACCAGCCTGGTGAAGCAGTATTACTCCGAGAGGCCGGACTTCCAGGGACAGGAGGAGCGGCTGGACAAGGAAATAGAGCGCATCAAAAAACTGGTGGAATCCCTGGAGGAAGTCAATACGGACAACCTCTCGGAACCGTCCCTGGTGCAGAGGGATGAAGCCCTGTACACCTGCCGCGCCCTGGAGGAAGCCCTTCAAAAGGAAAAAGAGCAGATCAGCTACCTCAAGGAGCTGTTCAACAGCCTGACCGTAAAAATAGAAATCCTGAACAACGAGAGCGGCAAGCTGTTCACCTCCCTGTTCAACCGGGTATTCTACACCCCGTCCAATGCGGCCAAATACATCTTCCTGAAGCCGGTCAAGACTTATGAAGTGTGCATGGCGGCGTGGGAAACCTCCGCGGACAGCAAGTTTCAGCTCCCGTCGGACCCGCAGACGCTCAAGCATTACGGCCTCATCCTGCTGGGCATCATCTTCTGTTCCTACTGGCTTTCCCGCTTCATCGTCTTTCTTGGTTTCAAAAAAACGCTGGAAAAGACGGGCCACGTCAACAAGCGCCACGCCTTCACCAACGTCACCACCATCCTCATCGTGGCGCTGGTCCTCGTCATCTCCTCCCTGCGCACGCCGGACTACCTGCTGAAAAGCGCGGCCTCCCTGGGCGCGGAATTCCTCCTGCTGGTCAGCGCCATCCTGTTCTCCCTGGTGACGCGCCTCAAATACGGCACCATCAACGCCGGCATACGCATCTACATGCCCTACCTGCTCCTGGGAGGCTTTTTCATGCTGCTGCGCATGTTCATGGCCCCCAACATCATCGTGGACATCTTCATGCCCATCCTGTTCACGCTGGTCTCCCTCTTCTCCCTGCTGACCTGGGTGCGCCAGAGGCACAAGCTGCCCCGGCTGGACCGCTTCTTCGCCACCATCTCCCTGGTGCTCACCATCCTGGGCAGCGGCCTGTGCTGGGCCGGGTTCAGCTTCATGGCCTTCCTGGTGCTGATGACGTGGATCATGCTGATGACCAGCATCCTGCTCCTGGTGGGGCTTTGGGACCTGCTGCACCACTATGAAAACCACCGCAAGGAACGGAATAAAAAGGACATCCTGTGGTTCCGCCCCTTCGTCTCCAAGCTGGTGCTCCCGTGCCTGGCCATCTTCCTCATCCTGTTCAGCCTCATCTGGCCCGCCGCCACCTTCGACATGGGAGACCTCATCGTCAGCAAAATCTTCGCCACCACGGAAGTCAAGGACCTGCTCACCTTCAGCTGGAGCCACCTCATCACGGTCATCCTGATTGCCATTGTGCTCAACTACCTGATCTTCATCGGTAAAAACACCCTGTATGAAATCTACGGGGAGGAGTATGAAGTGGGCATCATCCCCACCTTCATCACCCTCTCCTCCCTGTTCCTGTGGGGGCTCTTCGTCTTCACGGCCCTCATCATCATGGACGCCAACTACAACGGGCTGCTGATGGTCATGGGCGGCTTGAGCATGGGCATCGGCTTTGCCCTGAAAGACACCATTGAAAACATCATCAGCGGCCTCTCCCTGATGCTGGGGCGCCTGCGCCAGGGGGACATGATTGAATGCGACGGCTACCGGGGGCGCGTCTCCTCCCTGGGCTACCGCTCCACCATGATTGAAACGCTGGACGGCTCCATCATCGCCTTCCAGAACTCCCAGCTCTTCAACAAAAACTTCCGCAACATGACCCGCAACCACAAGTTCGAATGCTCCAAGGTGGAAGTGGGCATCTCCTACGGAACGGATGTGGAGCGGGCGCGCGGCATCATCCTGGAAACGCTCTCCTCCCTGACCTTCCTTTCCAAGGTGAAGAAAACCAGCGTGGTGCTGGACAGCTTTGGGGACAGCTCCGTCAATCTGGGCGTGTGGGTATGGGTTCCCGTCATGACGAAGGCATCCAGCCTTTCCACCGTGCGGGAAAACATCTATAATGCGTTCAACGAACACGGCATTTCCATCCCCTTCCCCCAGCAGGACCTGTACGTGAAGGAATTCCCCGGCAGGGAACCCGTTCGGGAAAAAGACGGCCCCGCGCAGGAAAACTGA
- a CDS encoding amidohydrolase family protein, translating into MKEPEILTIDAHCHLFNHEVLSWRLLADFILSRIRRRGMQARLETAGGIGELKRIIRFFRTGLMDTEDIYGKLLAEGACNAVVPLMFDLDYCMKGAGYSNGFRRRKACKKNIKRAARQEWAALRKELDELAAHAGRRERRELGEMKQALRRLSGKTERLSLGKRDAFRMQEEALLKLAAAHPGRVLPFYAVDPRRPGNCMHGPDGTIDISPLTDRLLPRLGGKGGFYGFKLYCPNGYSPTDPVLMALYEYCERHGVPLTAHCSGGGFASFSPSIMVHGHVYRNGEVVPHDGVLEFRHYRLTDKLRVKEKAELLNHPRLWKKVMEAFPRLRLNLAHFGCRDEGMEWTELIYGMMEQFPGLHTDLSCITEAPRLREMREYFLKAPEQVRRKFLFGSDFYLNLLFLDGMKVYMENFRNTFTEQERHELMTANPSEFLGLP; encoded by the coding sequence ATGAAGGAACCGGAAATTTTAACCATAGACGCCCATTGCCATTTGTTTAACCACGAGGTTCTCTCCTGGAGGCTCCTGGCGGATTTCATCCTTTCCCGGATACGCCGCCGGGGAATGCAGGCCCGTCTGGAAACGGCGGGAGGCATCGGCGAACTGAAGAGGATCATCCGCTTTTTCAGGACGGGGTTGATGGACACGGAGGATATTTACGGCAAGCTGCTGGCGGAAGGCGCCTGCAATGCCGTTGTGCCGTTGATGTTTGACCTGGATTACTGCATGAAGGGCGCCGGGTATTCCAACGGGTTCCGGCGGCGCAAGGCCTGCAAGAAGAATATAAAAAGGGCGGCGCGGCAGGAATGGGCCGCGCTCCGGAAAGAACTTGATGAACTGGCGGCGCACGCCGGGAGGAGGGAAAGAAGGGAACTGGGGGAGATGAAGCAGGCCCTCCGCCGCCTGTCCGGAAAGACGGAACGGCTTTCCCTGGGAAAACGGGATGCGTTCCGGATGCAGGAGGAGGCGTTGCTCAAACTGGCGGCGGCGCATCCCGGCAGGGTGCTTCCGTTTTACGCGGTGGACCCGCGCCGCCCCGGCAACTGCATGCACGGTCCGGACGGGACGATTGACATTTCCCCCTTGACGGACAGATTGCTTCCCAGGCTGGGAGGGAAGGGCGGTTTTTACGGCTTCAAGCTATACTGCCCCAATGGCTATTCCCCTACGGACCCCGTGCTGATGGCCCTGTACGAGTATTGCGAACGGCACGGGGTTCCGCTGACGGCCCATTGTTCCGGCGGCGGCTTTGCCAGTTTTTCCCCTTCCATCATGGTGCACGGGCACGTTTACCGGAATGGAGAGGTTGTTCCGCATGACGGCGTTCTGGAATTCAGGCACTACCGCCTGACGGACAAGCTCCGGGTGAAGGAGAAGGCGGAACTTCTGAACCATCCGCGGCTGTGGAAGAAGGTGATGGAAGCTTTTCCGCGCCTCCGGCTGAACCTGGCCCACTTCGGCTGCCGGGACGAGGGCATGGAATGGACGGAACTGATTTACGGCATGATGGAGCAGTTCCCAGGCCTTCATACGGATTTGTCCTGCATCACGGAGGCGCCCAGGCTCAGGGAGATGCGGGAGTATTTCCTCAAGGCCCCGGAACAGGTGCGCCGCAAATTCCTGTTCGGCAGCGATTTTTATCTGAACCTTCTTTTCCTGGACGGGATGAAGGTGTACATGGAGAATTTCCGGAACACCTTTACGGAGCAGGAAAGGCATGAACTGATGACGGCCAATCCGTCTGAATTCTTGGGGCTGCCCTGA
- the tatC gene encoding twin-arginine translocase subunit TatC: protein MFFLKHIFRLREKWQIEREDEEKPFLEHLDDLRTMLLRMALCLTVSTILCAGFASNLMDILRRPVNQVWDMFEESHLPAGIGLDAWGKAKETATAMMSLDGAQRKLLLRQISPSLADLTEAALVLRGAEPLPEDRKEIFIREGSPSSTVRELAESLFAKEAILTDGTGRGALKMMSAFQPGEAFMLTIKLSLYAGVVISFPLLLYFLLQFIIPGLLEHERKLLYKCMAVGFGLFLAGTLFCYFIVLPRVLTFFYTYSLEFGISNEWRIGYYLSFATQMILMFGLAFELPVVVMPFVKLGVLTYDMMKATRRYAIVAIAILAAVITPTPDVATMMLMAVPMYALYEICIILAWMHERKEAARAREEVARFEEDFNNDNSPYNH, encoded by the coding sequence GTGTTCTTTTTAAAGCACATATTCCGCCTGCGGGAGAAGTGGCAGATTGAGCGGGAGGACGAGGAAAAGCCCTTTCTGGAGCATCTGGACGACCTGCGCACCATGCTGCTGAGGATGGCCCTGTGCCTGACCGTCAGCACGATTCTGTGCGCCGGGTTCGCGTCCAATCTGATGGACATCCTGCGGCGTCCCGTCAACCAGGTGTGGGACATGTTTGAGGAATCCCACCTGCCCGCGGGAATAGGGCTGGACGCCTGGGGAAAGGCCAAGGAAACGGCCACGGCCATGATGAGCCTGGACGGCGCCCAGCGGAAGCTGCTTCTCCGGCAGATTTCCCCGTCCCTGGCGGATTTGACGGAGGCGGCCCTGGTGCTCCGGGGAGCGGAACCTCTGCCGGAGGACAGGAAGGAAATTTTTATCCGGGAGGGAAGCCCCAGCTCCACGGTGCGGGAACTGGCGGAATCCCTGTTTGCCAAGGAGGCCATTCTGACGGACGGGACGGGACGGGGGGCCCTCAAGATGATGAGCGCGTTCCAGCCCGGGGAGGCGTTCATGCTGACCATCAAGCTTTCCCTGTATGCCGGGGTGGTGATCTCCTTCCCCCTGCTGCTGTACTTCCTGCTCCAGTTTATTATTCCGGGGCTGCTGGAGCATGAGCGCAAGCTGCTGTACAAGTGCATGGCGGTCGGCTTCGGCCTGTTCCTGGCCGGAACGCTGTTCTGCTACTTCATCGTGCTTCCCAGGGTGCTGACCTTCTTCTATACGTACTCCCTGGAATTCGGCATTTCCAATGAATGGCGCATCGGCTATTACCTGTCTTTCGCCACGCAGATGATCCTGATGTTCGGCCTGGCGTTTGAACTGCCCGTGGTGGTGATGCCCTTCGTCAAGCTGGGCGTGCTGACCTACGACATGATGAAGGCCACGCGCCGCTACGCCATTGTGGCGATCGCCATTCTGGCCGCGGTCATCACCCCCACGCCGGACGTAGCCACCATGATGCTGATGGCCGTCCCCATGTATGCGCTGTATGAAATATGCATCATCCTGGCCTGGATGCATGAGCGCAAGGAGGCCGCCCGCGCCCGGGAGGAAGTCGCCCGGTTTGAAGAAGACTTCAACAACGACAATTCTCCCTACAACCATTAA
- a CDS encoding VWA domain-containing protein yields MNIMWCLIAVWAGIAVPAHSREADDGLAARNIILPQRRVIPPADRMVRQAVGMEKVNARVLVNGRSAVTTLELNVRNDGSSPAEAELLLPVPEGVVVKGFYYGDGKTAWQASLMPAAEARRLYDRIVAGRKDPALLEFAGYGVIRTSVFPVPPRSSVKLGIVYEQLLVPADHRLDYVLPRTEALSGGVPWTVRVELAPGKDGPGNVFTPSHQMERRELEDGTVVLTLAEERMSPGPFRLSWLEARGQKGQGHAAPDTSIYASPDAEGGKNGYFLAMVGKDGPPGANSILREVTLVLDRSGSMRGEKLASMKEAAKQIVSGLNPGERFNIITYNEGINLFEAAPVEKSGESEKAAHAWLDAVVARGGTNVHEALSAALAQPSHEGMLPVVLFLTDGLPTIGRTSEKDIVALAGERNKEERRIFTIGVGEDVNAPLLRRMAEISGGLPSYVLPGESLEVKLGQVFRQLYGPVFRKVRYTVCSPDGREQPGRVQDAIPSGTLPDIYSGTPAVLAGRYIGTEPFLVKGTCVDRNNAERAFSITVDPRRIASMKDDFVARLWAARKIGSLETALMDMGEDSSGTEEMRNYPKTLELAEEIMRLSRDFGIMSSATAFFADDGSSGSWRVPGTSPRGGQMGRVMRESREGLGAIALQENAVAKKKELAVNKYNIQMDRRGRAVSFHHTAQIAQNGYFNRNGVWMESAVLSLPDAGRAVRTVQVGTPEYAAVADKLVKTNRQGLLALDGSVMLLLDGETVLMQNSFP; encoded by the coding sequence ATGAACATCATGTGGTGCCTGATAGCCGTATGGGCGGGAATAGCCGTTCCGGCGCATTCCCGGGAGGCTGATGACGGGCTGGCTGCCCGGAACATCATCCTGCCGCAGAGGCGCGTCATCCCTCCGGCGGACCGGATGGTCCGGCAGGCGGTGGGCATGGAAAAGGTGAATGCCCGCGTTCTGGTGAACGGACGCAGTGCCGTGACCACCCTGGAGCTGAATGTGCGCAATGACGGTTCCTCCCCCGCGGAGGCGGAGCTGCTGCTGCCCGTGCCGGAAGGCGTGGTGGTGAAGGGATTTTATTACGGTGACGGAAAAACGGCCTGGCAGGCGTCCCTGATGCCCGCGGCGGAAGCCCGCCGCCTGTATGACCGCATTGTAGCGGGCAGAAAAGACCCGGCCCTGCTGGAATTTGCGGGCTACGGCGTCATCCGGACCAGCGTGTTTCCGGTGCCTCCCCGGTCTTCCGTGAAACTGGGCATTGTTTACGAACAACTGCTGGTCCCCGCGGACCACCGCCTGGATTACGTCCTGCCCAGAACGGAAGCCCTGTCCGGCGGCGTGCCGTGGACGGTGAGGGTGGAGCTGGCCCCCGGAAAGGACGGTCCGGGCAATGTTTTCACCCCCTCCCATCAGATGGAGCGCCGTGAGCTGGAGGATGGAACCGTGGTTCTGACCCTGGCGGAGGAGAGGATGAGCCCCGGACCCTTCCGCCTGTCATGGCTGGAAGCACGGGGGCAAAAAGGGCAGGGCCACGCCGCTCCGGATACCAGCATTTACGCTTCTCCTGACGCGGAAGGCGGCAAAAACGGCTACTTTCTGGCGATGGTGGGCAAGGACGGCCCTCCCGGCGCAAACTCCATCCTCCGGGAAGTCACGCTGGTGCTGGACAGGTCCGGCAGCATGCGCGGGGAAAAGCTGGCCAGCATGAAGGAGGCGGCCAAGCAGATCGTTTCCGGCCTGAATCCTGGAGAACGCTTTAACATCATCACTTATAACGAAGGGATCAACCTGTTTGAGGCGGCCCCGGTGGAAAAGAGCGGAGAGTCGGAAAAAGCGGCCCATGCGTGGCTGGACGCCGTGGTGGCGCGGGGCGGCACCAATGTGCATGAGGCCCTGTCCGCCGCGCTGGCCCAGCCCTCCCATGAGGGGATGCTGCCCGTGGTGCTTTTCCTAACGGACGGCCTTCCCACGATTGGCCGCACTTCTGAAAAAGACATTGTGGCCCTGGCGGGAGAGAGGAACAAGGAGGAAAGGCGCATTTTCACCATCGGGGTGGGGGAAGACGTGAATGCCCCCCTGCTGAGGCGCATGGCTGAAATTTCCGGAGGGCTGCCGTCCTACGTCCTTCCCGGGGAAAGTCTTGAGGTCAAGCTGGGGCAGGTATTCCGGCAGTTGTACGGCCCCGTTTTCCGGAAGGTCCGTTATACCGTCTGCTCTCCGGATGGCAGGGAACAGCCGGGAAGGGTGCAGGACGCCATTCCCTCCGGGACTCTGCCGGATATTTATTCCGGAACCCCCGCCGTGCTGGCCGGCAGGTACATAGGCACGGAACCTTTCCTGGTCAAGGGAACCTGCGTGGACCGGAATAACGCGGAACGGGCTTTTTCCATCACTGTGGACCCGCGGCGCATCGCCAGCATGAAGGATGATTTTGTGGCCCGGCTGTGGGCCGCCCGTAAAATAGGCAGTCTGGAAACGGCCCTGATGGATATGGGGGAAGATTCTTCCGGTACGGAAGAGATGAGGAATTATCCCAAAACGCTGGAATTGGCGGAGGAGATCATGCGGCTTTCCCGGGATTTCGGGATCATGAGTTCAGCCACCGCCTTTTTTGCGGATGACGGCAGTTCCGGTTCATGGCGCGTTCCGGGGACTTCCCCGCGGGGCGGACAGATGGGAAGAGTGATGCGGGAGTCGCGTGAAGGTCTGGGTGCGATTGCCCTGCAGGAGAATGCCGTAGCCAAGAAGAAGGAGCTGGCCGTTAACAAGTACAACATTCAGATGGACCGCCGGGGCCGCGCCGTTTCCTTCCATCACACGGCGCAGATTGCGCAGAACGGATATTTTAACAGGAACGGCGTCTGGATGGAGAGCGCCGTGCTTTCCCTCCCGGACGCGGGCCGCGCCGTGAGGACGGTCCAGGTGGGCACGCCGGAATATGCCGCCGTGGCTGACAAGCTGGTTAAGACCAACCGCCAGGGGCTCCTGGCCCTGGATGGCTCCGTGATGCTTCTCCTGGATGGAGAAACCGTGCTGATGCAGAACAGTTTTCCGTAA
- the gltX gene encoding glutamate--tRNA ligase produces the protein MSHVRTRFAPSPTGYLHIGGARTALFNWLFARKMGGTFILRIEDTDNARNTEEATRAIFTGMEWLGLDWDEGPMKGGDCGPYFQSQRNDIYDAYFKKLQDAGRVYEDGGAWRFRFDRSKPVTFHDLICGDITIDYRDASNTPDMAIRRADGSYIFHFVNVVDDIEMKMTHVIRGEDHIMNTPKHIQLFEAFGVTPPVFAHMPLILNQDGSKMSKRDVGAALGTYPEEGFLPEGVMNFLALLGWSPKDDTEIFSPQELIERFSLEAVNHSAAKFDITKCRWVNQQHIIALPAEEFTAQARPFCLNAGLPDSPILDDAIATVQTKVQTLAEVPDKIRFFFDLSMDPEAVAKVQPEALELLSKLADRLEQEPEWDGHELIGVLKAFAKENGVKMGAVMFPARVALTGLSGGPDLSSVFSLLGREESVKRIRSFSLN, from the coding sequence ATGAGTCACGTCAGAACAAGATTCGCACCTTCCCCCACGGGCTACCTCCACATCGGCGGCGCGCGCACCGCCCTGTTCAACTGGCTGTTTGCCCGCAAGATGGGCGGCACCTTCATCCTCCGCATTGAGGATACGGACAATGCCCGCAACACGGAGGAAGCCACCCGCGCAATCTTCACCGGCATGGAATGGCTGGGACTGGACTGGGATGAAGGCCCCATGAAGGGTGGCGACTGCGGCCCCTACTTCCAGAGCCAGCGCAATGATATTTACGACGCCTATTTCAAGAAGCTCCAGGACGCCGGGCGCGTGTACGAGGACGGCGGCGCATGGCGCTTCCGCTTTGACCGCTCCAAGCCCGTCACCTTCCATGACCTGATCTGCGGAGACATCACCATTGACTACCGGGACGCCTCCAACACGCCGGACATGGCCATCCGCCGCGCGGACGGCTCCTACATTTTCCACTTCGTCAACGTGGTGGACGACATTGAAATGAAGATGACCCACGTCATCCGCGGGGAAGACCACATCATGAACACGCCCAAGCACATCCAGCTGTTTGAGGCCTTCGGCGTCACTCCCCCGGTCTTCGCCCACATGCCGCTGATCCTGAACCAGGACGGCTCCAAGATGTCCAAGCGCGACGTGGGAGCGGCCCTGGGCACGTACCCGGAAGAAGGCTTCCTGCCGGAAGGCGTGATGAACTTCCTGGCCCTGCTGGGCTGGTCCCCCAAGGACGACACGGAAATCTTCTCCCCGCAGGAGCTCATTGAACGCTTCTCCCTGGAAGCGGTCAACCACTCCGCCGCCAAATTTGACATCACCAAGTGCCGCTGGGTCAACCAGCAGCACATCATTGCCCTGCCTGCGGAAGAATTCACGGCCCAGGCGCGGCCCTTCTGCCTGAACGCCGGGCTGCCGGACTCCCCCATTCTGGATGACGCCATCGCCACCGTACAGACGAAGGTGCAGACGCTGGCGGAAGTGCCGGACAAAATCCGCTTCTTCTTTGACCTCAGCATGGACCCGGAAGCCGTCGCCAAGGTCCAGCCGGAAGCCCTGGAACTGCTTTCCAAACTGGCGGACAGGCTGGAACAGGAACCGGAATGGGACGGCCATGAACTCATTGGCGTGCTAAAAGCCTTTGCCAAGGAAAACGGCGTGAAGATGGGGGCCGTGATGTTCCCGGCGCGCGTAGCCCTCACCGGCCTGAGCGGCGGCCCGGACCTCTCCTCCGTCTTCTCCCTGCTGGGCCGGGAGGAATCCGTGAAGAGAATCCGCTCCTTCTCCCTGAACTGA
- the queC gene encoding 7-cyano-7-deazaguanine synthase QueC, translating into METMETAVLLSGGLDSSVALHWAYRNHRVRVALSFDYASNHAERELECAAWQAASLGIEHRVIDISSISAHLKSALLSGAEDIPDGSYDEELMKQTVVPFRNGIFLSIAAGVAESCGAQQLVIAAHSGDHSIYPDCREEFMAAMTEAVRLGTYAGLGILRPFIHTSKGGIAAMGHELGVDFSRTYSCYKGGAVHCGTCSTCMERREAFREAGIPDPTVYAPAAQRPNTAD; encoded by the coding sequence ATGGAAACAATGGAAACCGCCGTGCTGCTCAGCGGAGGGCTGGACTCCAGCGTGGCCCTGCACTGGGCGTACCGGAACCACCGCGTGCGGGTGGCCCTCAGCTTTGACTACGCCTCCAACCACGCGGAACGGGAGCTGGAATGCGCCGCGTGGCAGGCCGCCAGCCTGGGCATTGAGCACCGCGTCATTGACATCTCCTCCATCTCCGCCCATTTGAAATCCGCCCTCCTCTCCGGCGCGGAAGACATCCCGGACGGCTCCTATGACGAGGAGCTGATGAAGCAGACCGTCGTCCCCTTCCGCAACGGCATCTTCCTGTCCATTGCCGCCGGAGTGGCGGAAAGCTGCGGAGCGCAGCAGCTCGTCATTGCGGCCCACTCCGGGGACCACAGCATTTATCCGGACTGCCGGGAGGAATTCATGGCCGCCATGACGGAAGCCGTCCGCCTGGGGACCTATGCCGGGCTGGGCATCCTGCGCCCCTTCATCCACACCTCCAAGGGCGGCATCGCCGCCATGGGCCATGAACTGGGCGTGGACTTCTCCCGCACCTACTCCTGCTACAAGGGCGGCGCCGTCCACTGCGGCACCTGCTCCACCTGCATGGAACGGCGGGAAGCCTTCAGGGAAGCCGGAATCCCGGACCCGACGGTTTATGCGCCTGCGGCGCAGCGGCCAAATACCGCAGACTGA
- a CDS encoding undecaprenyl-diphosphate phosphatase, whose translation MNLLDIIILGIVEGLTEYLPVSSTGHLLLTESLLNMSQSKEALDALAVCIQGGAILAVLSLYFPRVKSMAQGLRGNNPAGLKLLVNLILAFLPAAVVGLCCASLIKEYLFNTYTVAYSWIVGGGVILAYCAWRARQGRSNEGNAGASIESLTPAKALTVGALQCVAMVPGTSRSLMTMLGGMFVGLSVEAAVEFSFLLGLITLGAATAHDAYKDGALMLEAFGWEALAVGTVVSWLSAWLAVKWMVSYLQKHSFAVFGWYRIAIGIVTLVLLGAGLMH comes from the coding sequence ATGAATCTCCTGGACATCATCATCCTGGGCATTGTGGAAGGCCTGACCGAGTACCTGCCGGTCAGCTCCACAGGACACCTTCTCCTGACGGAATCCCTGCTGAACATGTCCCAGAGCAAGGAGGCCCTGGACGCCCTGGCCGTCTGCATCCAGGGCGGGGCCATCCTGGCGGTGCTGAGCCTGTACTTCCCCCGGGTGAAGTCCATGGCGCAGGGCTTGCGCGGCAATAATCCCGCCGGGCTGAAGCTGCTGGTGAACCTCATTCTGGCCTTTCTCCCCGCCGCCGTGGTGGGCCTGTGCTGCGCCTCCCTGATCAAGGAGTACCTGTTCAATACGTACACGGTGGCTTATTCCTGGATTGTGGGCGGCGGCGTGATTCTGGCGTACTGCGCCTGGCGCGCCAGGCAGGGGCGTTCCAATGAGGGGAACGCCGGGGCTTCCATTGAAAGCCTTACTCCGGCCAAGGCCCTGACGGTGGGCGCGCTCCAGTGCGTGGCCATGGTCCCCGGCACCAGCCGGAGCCTGATGACCATGCTGGGAGGCATGTTCGTGGGGCTGAGCGTGGAGGCCGCCGTGGAATTCAGCTTCCTGCTGGGCCTGATTACCCTGGGCGCGGCCACGGCGCATGATGCGTACAAGGATGGAGCGCTGATGCTGGAAGCCTTCGGATGGGAGGCCCTGGCCGTGGGAACGGTCGTGAGCTGGCTGTCCGCATGGCTGGCCGTAAAGTGGATGGTCTCCTACCTTCAAAAGCACAGTTTCGCCGTGTTCGGCTGGTACCGCATCGCCATCGGCATCGTGACCCTGGTTCTTTTGGGAGCGGGGCTGATGCATTAA
- the queF gene encoding preQ(1) synthase codes for MSEPLTLLGSQSSFFTSPDDAKLESFPNRGTRPYTITLDTHEFSSLCPVTGQPDSCHLMITYVPDEKCVETKSLKYYLASYRNYPAFNEQIVNRITDDLAAAISPRWLKVEGRFSPRGGIQLTAMAEHNPENRPL; via the coding sequence ATGTCCGAACCTCTGACTCTCCTCGGCTCACAAAGCTCCTTCTTCACCAGCCCTGACGACGCCAAGCTGGAATCCTTCCCCAACCGCGGCACGCGTCCCTACACCATCACGCTGGACACGCATGAATTCTCTTCCCTCTGCCCCGTCACCGGGCAGCCGGACTCCTGCCACCTGATGATCACCTACGTGCCGGATGAAAAATGCGTGGAAACCAAATCCCTTAAATACTACCTGGCCTCCTACCGCAACTACCCGGCCTTCAATGAACAGATCGTCAACCGCATCACGGATGACCTGGCGGCCGCCATCTCCCCCCGGTGGCTGAAGGTGGAAGGCCGCTTCTCCCCCCGCGGCGGCATCCAGCTTACCGCCATGGCGGAGCACAACCCGGAAAACCGCCCTCTTTAA